GCAGCGGCGACGGGCGGGCGCGTGGGACTGTGCTGGCTGCCCCGCAAGAGCTGGTAGGGCACCGTGGCGCGGATGGGCTGCAGCAGCCGGCCGGCTCCCGCAGCCGGGGCGCAGCCCACGCTGCCGCCGCCCGCACCGTTCCCGCTCCCGGCGGCGGCGACGGCGGGCGGGGACCCCGCGGCGCTGCGCCTCATCCTCTGCGACGGGGGATGAGGGGTCTGAGAGgaactggaggaggaggaggaggcagtggaCATGGTGGCTCTGCGGGCCCTGGACGCCGCCGGCCGACACGGAGGCGCGGGGCGGGAGGCGCGCGAGCGTGTGGGAGCCGGCGCGATAGTGCGTGCGAGTGTGTAAGGGGGAGGGGCGGGGGTATCGCTGTGGGGGAGGAGTCTCGGGGCTCCCCCTCCCCAAAGCACACCCCCGCCGCCTCGGcgaggggggaggggaaggctGCGAAAACAAACGTCCAACGGCCCCAACCGCCCGGCTGGGCTCGGTGTGGCGGTCACGGCCGGGGCCGCAAGGAACCCGGAGCCGCTGCCGCCACCGCTCCAGGCATCGCGCTGACAGGGCAACCGCCTGGATCACGCAGCCCCGAGGGCCGCTCGCAGCCTTCTCCTCAGCCCTCGCGGGGCTGCACGCACGGGAGAACCCGGCAGCTGCAGGGAGGGCCGGGACCCCTGCTTCTGGGGACCAGGGTAGAGAGAAAGGGCCTCGAGGTGCTGGCGCTCCTCGGAGTCCGCGCCACCGCaaacgccgccgccgccgccgcttcTACCCACTCCTCACTCGGAATGGCAACTAATTCGCCCCAGCCGCACCCCGCCCCCGGCACCACCTCCCAGCGCCCAGGACCCGGCAGCTGCCGCAGCGAGCACTTCCATTGGCTTAGGCGCTCCCCACCAGAACTCGAGTGATTGGTTCTGGAATAGGAGTGAGAGAAGCAGTGTCCAATGACAATGGTGCCTCCTACTTTGAAGGCGGGGAGTGAGGGGTGGCAGCGTGAGGTGGGGGCTGTGCGCGCAGGGAGGAGCGTAAAAGTTGACAGCCTTGAGGTAAGAGCGAGACTAGGAAAGTGGGACCGTTTGTGTTCTGCGCGTGTCCCGACACCCCCAAACACGCAAACGCCCCGCTAGGCAGGTTGCAGGGGCTCCACCCTCCTGGGCCGTCTGTATGACTTGAGACAGAGGACACATGAGGCAAACTTTAATTTGCAAGTACACCTGCATCCGGTGGGATGTTTTAGTTAGAACCAAAGACTGGACCTCTTCCCCTCTAATTTTAGTAAGCTGAGTTTTCGTGACCAGTAGCCTTATTAATCAAAAGAACTTCTGGTGATCAGGAGAAATGTCTGGAACCTGGATTGAACAAAGTAAAATACTTTTACAGCCTAACATTTGTAGTTATGCAGTGAAAAGAGATTATCAAATTCTATGTTCCAAGACAATAACACTGAATAGCAGGGGTCAACAAGGAATTTTATGTCATTACACCATCAGTTAGATATATTAATGAAGGGCGCCCCTGCCTTTTCCGAAGCAGATAGCTTCTTGGGAGGAATAAATACCAGATGTAATGTAATAATCCATTGtggtaaatttgttttttattctgtaatGAAACTGAAAGGGTACAAAGATTTTGGATGACTATCAAAAACCTAAATTTACCCCACAGTAAACCAAGGTTTTAAACCTTAATCAGGAGCAATTAATGTAAGGCTCTTCATCGGATAACTCATTAATTTTCAAGAggttaaaagagaagcagaatgTCAAATTGGTCTGCTCGTGGTGTCTGCCCACACTGACAAGCTTCCTCTGATTTCAGGCACTATATGCAGGGGTCACTTTCACGTACAGGAGccatccttcttttcttccttgtgtGTTCAGACCAGAAAGCATACTAGGTTCAGTCAAAAAATTGATGAaactcaataaaaatacaaaaatttcatgCAGTACTTCATCCAAGTAAAAGTAGTCATAGTTCCTCACTTTACCACAtattataataatagctaacatttattcacCATGTGCCAACCGCAATTCTAAGAACATTATGTGTGTTAATTCATTCAGTCCTCATATAATCCAcaaggtagatactattattatccttactGTGGTCTCAGTTGTGGCATAAATAAGCTGTCTTGCCTGAGATCACATAGTTAGTATATGGGGAGCTAAAAATTTCACCCAGACAGACCGGCTCAAGAGTCTGAGGAAGCCCTCTGCTGTAGTACCTGGCAGCTTAAAGCTGTGGGGTACATAATTTGTAGAGTACTTACAATGGCCCACAAATCTCATCTGTGAGATAAGTTCCCATCAGTTCAAAGGAAATGTTACAAATGAAGACAGaccactactttttttttgttttccagaataacatatattttaattatgaataaaaactttactctttcaaattttatataattggcctatctcattaatttaaaaactgcATTATTTTGTGTgtaaaaagaatgataaatgatttattttcggTGACTTTTCAGaat
This DNA window, taken from Pongo pygmaeus isolate AG05252 chromosome 6, NHGRI_mPonPyg2-v2.0_pri, whole genome shotgun sequence, encodes the following:
- the LOC129041558 gene encoding collagen alpha-1(I) chain-like, with the protein product MVALRALDAAGRHGGAGGRGGGIAVGEESRGSPSPKHTPAASARGEGKAAKTNVQRPQPPGWARCGGHGRGRKEPGAAAATAPGIALTGQPPGSRSPEGRSQPSPQPSRGCTHGRTRQLQGGPGPLLLGTRVERKGLEVLALLGVRATANAAAAAASTHSSLGMATNSPQPHPAPGTTSQRPGPGSCRSEHFHWLRRSPPELE